In Parasegetibacter sp. NRK P23, a single genomic region encodes these proteins:
- a CDS encoding cytochrome-c peroxidase: MKKIHIALLLAVTSGAAVCLSFKGVHEDPDIALLRKLYSSGDPAQWPKAIVDPNVKNFKDIGALPEVVHPKDNPFNAAKKELGKTLFFDPRLSVSGQIACASCHDPQLGWGDGKRVSFGHDRQLGKRNAMSLFNTAYFEKLFWDGRANSLEDQARFPIADHVEMNMNVNDMEKKVKTFSGYKPMFKAAFGSDSISMDKIFKAIACFERTIVSPESRFDLFIKGRSQALKDEEVLGLHLFRTKAGCVNCHNSGVFSDDQFHNDGQTLFASASEDLGLYNVTKNRSDVGKFRTPSLRETANTGPWFHHGNFPTLKDVVFFYNLGNPSPIQRVYKGDRDSLLPKTSPILKKLSLNDREIDALIAFLHSITTTPQRLKPITDFPK; this comes from the coding sequence ATGAAGAAAATACATATAGCATTGTTACTGGCGGTAACGTCCGGGGCCGCGGTTTGTCTTTCCTTTAAAGGTGTGCATGAAGATCCCGATATCGCCCTGCTCCGGAAACTGTACAGCAGCGGCGATCCTGCTCAATGGCCGAAGGCCATCGTGGACCCCAATGTGAAAAACTTTAAAGACATCGGCGCTTTACCCGAAGTAGTGCATCCGAAAGACAACCCGTTTAATGCGGCTAAAAAGGAATTGGGCAAAACACTTTTCTTTGACCCCCGGCTTTCCGTTTCAGGACAGATCGCCTGCGCCTCCTGCCACGATCCCCAACTCGGTTGGGGTGATGGAAAAAGAGTATCCTTCGGCCACGACAGGCAACTCGGGAAACGAAATGCCATGTCCCTGTTCAATACCGCCTACTTCGAAAAACTTTTCTGGGACGGCCGGGCAAACAGTTTGGAGGACCAGGCCCGATTCCCCATCGCCGATCATGTGGAAATGAACATGAACGTGAACGATATGGAAAAGAAAGTAAAAACTTTCAGCGGCTACAAACCCATGTTCAAAGCAGCCTTCGGCAGCGATAGCATCAGTATGGACAAAATCTTCAAAGCGATCGCCTGTTTTGAAAGAACCATCGTGAGTCCCGAAAGCAGGTTCGATCTGTTCATCAAAGGACGGAGCCAGGCGCTGAAAGATGAAGAAGTACTGGGCCTTCACCTCTTCCGAACCAAAGCTGGTTGCGTGAACTGCCACAACAGCGGCGTATTCAGCGACGATCAGTTCCACAACGACGGACAAACGCTTTTCGCCAGCGCCAGCGAAGACCTCGGACTGTATAATGTTACCAAAAACAGAAGCGATGTGGGTAAGTTCAGGACACCGTCCTTGCGTGAAACCGCTAACACCGGCCCCTGGTTCCACCATGGCAACTTCCCGACGCTAAAAGATGTCGTTTTCTTTTATAACCTCGGCAATCCGTCTCCTATCCAGCGTGTATACAAAGGCGACCGCGATTCGCTGCTCCCGAAAACTTCACCCATCCTGAAGAAACTCTCGCTCAACGACCGGGAAATCGACGCCCTGATCGCATTCCTGCATTCCATCACCACCACGCCACAGCGGCTGAAGCCTATAACAGATTTTCCTAAGTAG